The Haloplanus salinarum genome includes a region encoding these proteins:
- a CDS encoding deoxyhypusine synthase, with the protein MTDDDGDEGGEVPREEFHEDPLGHAEVWAGMTVGDLATEYGKAGIGAADMSRAVDVYAEMLGRDDVTNFFGLAGAMVPGGMRSVVTELIRDGHIDALVTTGANLTHDSIEAVGGKHHHGRTGPEGAEREHDEQLRDEGVDRIYNVYLPQEHFTLFETHLREHVFPEFDGTVAISEFTRELGRANSEVNEREDVAEDAGIAAAAYEHDVPVFVPAIQDSVLGIQAWMHSQVSSFTLDALADMTNVTDVAFDAEKTGATVVGGGVPKNFVLQTMLTVPEAYDYGVQLTTDPASTGGLSGATLDEARSWGKLEKSAKNVTVLGDATITLPLLVAGARDRIE; encoded by the coding sequence ATGACCGACGACGACGGCGACGAGGGCGGCGAGGTACCCCGCGAGGAGTTCCACGAGGACCCGCTCGGTCACGCCGAGGTGTGGGCGGGAATGACGGTCGGCGACCTCGCGACGGAGTACGGCAAGGCGGGCATCGGCGCGGCGGACATGAGCCGGGCGGTCGACGTCTACGCCGAGATGCTGGGCCGAGACGACGTGACCAACTTCTTCGGCCTCGCGGGCGCGATGGTGCCCGGCGGGATGCGGTCGGTGGTGACGGAGCTGATCCGCGACGGCCACATCGACGCGCTGGTGACGACGGGCGCCAACCTCACCCACGACAGCATCGAGGCCGTCGGCGGGAAACACCACCACGGCCGGACCGGCCCCGAGGGCGCGGAGCGCGAACACGACGAGCAGCTCCGCGACGAGGGGGTCGACCGCATCTACAACGTCTACCTCCCCCAGGAGCATTTCACGCTGTTCGAAACCCACCTCCGCGAGCACGTCTTCCCGGAGTTCGACGGTACCGTCGCCATCAGCGAGTTCACGCGGGAACTCGGCCGCGCGAACAGCGAGGTCAACGAACGCGAGGACGTGGCCGAGGACGCAGGCATCGCCGCCGCGGCCTACGAACACGACGTCCCCGTGTTCGTGCCGGCGATCCAGGACTCCGTACTGGGGATCCAGGCGTGGATGCACTCGCAGGTGTCGTCGTTCACGCTCGATGCCCTCGCGGACATGACGAACGTCACCGACGTGGCCTTCGACGCCGAGAAGACGGGGGCGACGGTCGTCGGCGGCGGCGTCCCGAAGAACTTCGTCCTCCAGACGATGCTCACGGTGCCCGAGGCCTACGACTACGGCGTCCAGCTCACCACCGACCCCGCCTCGACCGGCGGCCTCTCGGGGGCGACCCTCGACGAAGCGCGGTCCTGGGGGAAGCTGGAGAAGTCGGCGAAGAACGTCACCGTCCTCGGCGATGCCACGATTACCCTCCCGCTTCTGGTGGCCGGCGCCCGCGACCGGATCGAGTGA
- a CDS encoding Nif3-like dinuclear metal center hexameric protein, translating to MDRSEFADRLDEELRTDDYADLDASANGLQVGHREGDVERVALAVDAAGATIHEAIERDADVLLVHHGLAWDGFDRLTDLHYDRVAPLVREDVALYVSHLPLDGHQELGNAAGVADVLGLRDREPFGAYGPEVVGTRGTAAEPYAVDDLAARLDRELDTETQVLDFGPDEIREVGIVTGSGVDWIEAAAAAGLDALVTGEGKQAAYHEARDRGVNVFLAGHYATETFGVRRVGDLLEEWGIETTYVEHPTGL from the coding sequence ATGGACCGCAGCGAGTTCGCCGACCGACTCGACGAGGAACTACGCACCGACGACTACGCCGACCTCGACGCGAGCGCGAACGGGTTGCAGGTGGGCCACCGGGAGGGCGACGTAGAGCGCGTCGCCCTCGCCGTCGACGCTGCCGGGGCGACGATCCACGAAGCGATCGAGCGCGACGCCGACGTCCTTCTCGTCCATCACGGCCTCGCCTGGGACGGCTTCGACCGACTCACCGACCTCCACTACGATCGGGTGGCGCCGCTCGTTCGCGAGGACGTGGCGCTGTACGTCTCCCACCTACCGCTGGATGGGCACCAGGAACTGGGCAACGCCGCCGGCGTCGCCGACGTCCTCGGACTCCGGGACCGCGAGCCGTTCGGGGCGTACGGTCCGGAGGTCGTCGGCACCCGCGGGACGGCGGCTGAGCCCTACGCCGTCGACGACCTGGCCGCCCGTCTGGACCGGGAACTCGACACCGAGACGCAGGTACTCGATTTCGGTCCCGACGAGATTCGGGAGGTCGGCATCGTCACCGGGAGCGGCGTGGACTGGATCGAAGCGGCCGCCGCCGCCGGCCTCGACGCCCTCGTGACGGGTGAGGGCAAACAGGCCGCGTACCACGAGGCCCGGGACCGCGGGGTCAACGTCTTCCTCGCGGGCCACTACGCCACCGAGACGTTCGGCGTCCGGCGGGTCGGTGACCTGCTCGAGGAGTGGGGCATCGAGACGACGTACGTCGAGCATCCGACGGGGCTCTGA
- the speB gene encoding agmatinase — protein MFPGATADRAAAAYVVVGAPLDRSTTFQPGARFGPDRIRRFAESFEDYDHHTDRHFSELGVHDAGDLRAWSDAAEYVDFLTGELTDAVDDGATPVLLGGEHTVTVAGVRAVAPDLFVCLDAHLDLRESFDGDPWSHACVTRRALDTADHAVIVGARAGSEAEWARAREDDVTVLPPETVAERGADAVREAMAAAVDLDAATTYLSVDVDAADPAVAPGTGTMEPGGLSAREIRDVVRAVAPDAAGVDAVEVNDRDDGQAATLAGALLRDFVFAHAGP, from the coding sequence ATGTTTCCCGGTGCGACCGCCGACCGTGCGGCTGCGGCGTACGTCGTCGTCGGCGCACCGCTCGATCGCTCGACGACCTTCCAGCCGGGTGCACGGTTCGGCCCCGATCGGATCCGGCGGTTCGCCGAATCGTTCGAGGATTACGACCACCACACCGACCGACACTTCTCGGAACTCGGCGTCCACGACGCCGGCGACCTCCGTGCCTGGAGCGACGCCGCCGAGTACGTCGACTTCCTCACGGGCGAACTGACGGACGCCGTCGACGACGGCGCCACGCCCGTGCTGTTGGGCGGGGAACACACCGTCACCGTCGCGGGCGTCCGAGCGGTCGCCCCCGACCTCTTCGTCTGTCTCGACGCCCACCTCGACCTCCGGGAGTCGTTCGACGGCGACCCCTGGAGCCACGCCTGCGTGACCCGCCGGGCGCTCGATACGGCAGATCACGCCGTGATCGTCGGCGCCCGCGCCGGGAGCGAGGCCGAGTGGGCGCGGGCACGCGAGGACGACGTGACCGTCCTCCCACCCGAGACGGTGGCCGAGCGGGGGGCCGACGCCGTCCGCGAGGCCATGGCCGCGGCGGTCGACCTCGACGCGGCGACGACCTACCTCAGTGTCGACGTCGACGCCGCCGATCCGGCGGTCGCGCCGGGCACCGGAACGATGGAACCGGGCGGGCTGTCCGCCCGTGAGATCCGAGACGTCGTCCGGGCGGTCGCCCCCGACGCGGCCGGCGTCGACGCCGTCGAGGTGAACGACCGCGACGACGGGCAGGCCGCGACCCTCGCCGGCGCGCTCCTCCGCGATTTCGTCTTCGCGCACGCCGGCCCGTAG
- a CDS encoding translation initiation factor IF-5A has product MAREQKQVRELQEGSYVMMEDSPCKINAYSTAKPGKHGSAKARIEGTGVFDGKKRSLSQPVDAKVWVPIVERKGGQVVSVSGDDAQIMDLDTYETFTMRIPEDEDLSPDDEIEYLEYEGQRKIV; this is encoded by the coding sequence ATGGCGAGAGAGCAAAAACAGGTGCGAGAACTGCAGGAGGGGAGCTACGTGATGATGGAGGACTCCCCGTGTAAGATCAACGCGTACAGTACGGCCAAACCGGGGAAACACGGGAGTGCCAAGGCTCGCATCGAGGGGACGGGCGTCTTCGACGGCAAGAAGCGATCGCTCAGCCAGCCGGTCGACGCGAAGGTGTGGGTGCCCATCGTCGAGCGGAAGGGCGGACAGGTCGTCTCCGTCTCCGGCGACGACGCCCAGATCATGGACCTCGACACCTACGAGACGTTCACGATGCGGATCCCCGAGGACGAGGATCTCTCGCCGGACGACGAGATCGAATATCTGGAGTACGAGGGTCAGCGGAAGATCGTGTAG
- a CDS encoding ABC1 kinase family protein, translating into MVTLVNLRAYWRFVRVLYQFFPLIIAYWRDRRKYFLFGGRRSVDPETQRERADRLLDSLLTLGPTFIKLGQLLSTRPDVLPPAYIDVLTSLQDDVPPAPWAETRPVLEADVGEVDEVFDDFEREAISGASLGQVYRATYEGERVAIKVRRPGVEDLVEADLRAIAWLLPILLRFTDEARSFSVSNLADEFSDTIREEMDYSRERRMLGEIRENFEGNDRIRIPGAVDELSGERVLVMEYISGTKINDVDRLDEMGLDRSDLAESLQRIYLQMIIEDGVFHADPHPGNLSVAEDGSIIFYDFGMSGTVDAFFQDKIVDFYIAVANQDIDGILDSMVEMGTLSPTADREVMGQVMELAIADVRGEDLEQYRVQQVIQQVEDTIYEFPLRLPRNFALIMRVATVVEGVCVTLDPDFDFISVATDYLSEQGYREEGVRQAVESAGDQLEETARSLVTVPPKLDDVLDRVKRDDLTVQIQIDDEHDVLDQLAKRIAYSILAAVGVLSTAILYSFNQAPEAAIVAGVITLPVGLLLYRSLRRKRGVRARPQFTRQEMRRRRDE; encoded by the coding sequence GTGGTTACGCTGGTCAACCTCCGCGCGTACTGGCGCTTCGTCCGCGTCCTCTACCAGTTTTTCCCCCTGATCATCGCGTATTGGCGCGACCGCCGGAAGTACTTCCTGTTCGGCGGCCGCCGCAGCGTCGACCCGGAGACCCAGCGGGAGCGCGCCGACCGCCTCCTCGACTCGCTGCTCACCCTCGGGCCGACGTTCATCAAACTCGGGCAACTGCTGTCGACCCGGCCGGACGTCCTCCCGCCGGCGTACATCGACGTCCTGACCAGCCTCCAGGACGACGTGCCGCCGGCGCCGTGGGCCGAAACGCGGCCCGTCCTCGAAGCCGACGTCGGCGAGGTCGACGAGGTGTTCGACGACTTCGAGCGCGAGGCCATCAGCGGTGCCAGCCTCGGGCAGGTTTACCGGGCCACCTACGAGGGCGAGCGGGTGGCGATCAAGGTCCGACGGCCGGGGGTCGAGGACCTCGTGGAGGCGGACCTCCGGGCCATCGCGTGGCTCCTGCCCATTCTCCTCCGGTTCACCGACGAGGCGCGGAGTTTCTCGGTGTCGAACCTCGCCGACGAGTTCTCCGACACCATCCGTGAGGAGATGGACTACTCGCGGGAGCGTCGGATGCTCGGCGAGATCCGGGAGAACTTCGAGGGCAACGACCGAATCCGCATTCCCGGGGCCGTCGACGAACTCTCCGGCGAGCGCGTCCTCGTGATGGAGTACATCAGCGGGACCAAGATCAACGACGTCGACCGCCTCGACGAGATGGGGCTGGACCGGAGCGACCTCGCCGAGAGCCTCCAGCGCATCTACCTCCAGATGATCATCGAGGACGGGGTCTTCCACGCCGACCCGCACCCGGGCAACCTGTCGGTCGCCGAGGACGGCTCGATCATCTTCTACGACTTCGGCATGAGCGGGACCGTGGACGCGTTCTTCCAGGACAAGATCGTCGACTTCTACATCGCCGTCGCCAACCAGGACATCGACGGCATCCTCGATTCGATGGTCGAGATGGGGACGCTCAGTCCCACCGCCGACCGCGAGGTGATGGGGCAGGTGATGGAACTCGCCATCGCGGACGTGCGCGGCGAGGACCTCGAGCAGTACCGCGTCCAGCAGGTCATCCAGCAGGTCGAGGACACCATCTACGAGTTCCCGCTACGCCTGCCGCGGAACTTCGCGCTCATCATGCGGGTCGCGACGGTGGTCGAGGGCGTCTGTGTCACCCTCGACCCCGACTTCGACTTCATCAGCGTCGCCACCGACTACCTCTCCGAACAGGGGTACCGCGAGGAGGGTGTTCGGCAGGCCGTGGAGTCCGCGGGCGACCAACTCGAGGAGACGGCCCGCTCGCTGGTGACGGTCCCGCCGAAACTCGACGACGTGCTGGATCGGGTCAAACGGGACGACCTCACCGTTCAGATCCAGATCGACGACGAGCACGACGTGTTGGATCAACTCGCGAAGCGCATCGCCTACAGCATCCTGGCCGCCGTCGGTGTGCTCTCGACGGCCATCCTCTACTCGTTCAATCAGGCGCCCGAGGCGGCCATCGTCGCGGGCGTCATCACCCTCCCCGTGGGCCTCCTGCTCTATCGTTCGCTGCGGCGGAAACGCGGCGTGCGTGCGCGGCCCCAGTTCACCAGACAGGAGATGCGTCGCCGCCGCGACGAGTAG
- a CDS encoding Hsp20/alpha crystallin family protein, giving the protein MSALRDALRDLPEAVFADLLESEDAYLLVVDLPGATADTVDVRVEKGRLHIEARREKDLPPSFEYVREDRPLFLDAELPLPPDATGAGAEGSTDRGILELRLPKYEAAPEQPIPIEDA; this is encoded by the coding sequence ATGTCAGCACTGCGGGACGCGCTTCGGGACCTCCCCGAAGCAGTGTTCGCGGATCTGCTCGAGAGCGAGGACGCCTACCTGCTGGTCGTCGACCTGCCGGGGGCCACCGCGGACACCGTCGACGTCCGCGTCGAGAAGGGTCGCCTGCACATCGAGGCCCGGCGGGAGAAGGATCTCCCCCCGTCCTTCGAGTACGTCCGCGAGGACCGGCCGCTCTTCCTCGACGCGGAGCTGCCCCTCCCGCCGGACGCGACGGGCGCGGGCGCCGAGGGGTCGACGGACCGCGGCATCCTCGAACTCCGACTCCCCAAGTACGAGGCCGCGCCGGAGCAGCCCATCCCCATCGAGGACGCGTAA